A DNA window from Nitrospirota bacterium contains the following coding sequences:
- a CDS encoding vitamin B12-dependent ribonucleotide reductase has product MKSAATGSTTASGKGLDLSKNCLKVLEKRYLKRNEDGTVIETAVDMFTRVARTIAEGDKAYGKSDADVERTATEFYRLMTSLEFLPNSPTLMNAGRELGQLSACFVLPVGDSMEEIFDSVKNAALIHKSGGGTGFSFSRIRPKNDVVKSTKGVSSGPISFMTVFDAATETVKQGGTRRGANMGILSVDHPDILDFVTCKQQSDRLNNFNISVAITDRFMDAVDTDGEYDLVSPRSRAVVKTLSARRVFDTIVNMAWKNGDPGIIFLDRINQYNPTPHVGMVESTNPCGEQPLLPYESCNLGSVNLAKMLALNGKAVDYDKLRHTVQQAVHFLDNVIDVNKYPLEKISQQTRANRKIGLGVMGFADMLLEMGIPYSSDQAVRLGETVMQFITEEGRKMSEELAKERGAFPNFKGSIYDKPGLALVRNATVTTIAPTGTLSIIAGCSSGIEPVFGLTFVRRVMDGAELLEVNPVFERVAREDGFYSEGLMKDIAEHGGCTGVATVPEDVQRVFVTAHDITPEWHIRMQSAFQKHTDNAVSKTVNFPHSATQDDVQKVYMMAYKLGCKGVTIYRDGSRDEQVLSTGATEKARKTAAAGQHMIPQGGTSPELAEEKKPRSRPALTHGVTQKLPTGCGNLYITINEDEEGICEVFSTMGKSGGCAASQSEAVSRMVSLALRSGISIDSIVKQVKGIRCPSPAWGEGGSILSCPDAIARALERYTKDAVSHQHHKPRAVIAQPTVAYTSSDCSQGGSKNHLGLCPECPDCGGLLEFGEGCAFCRGCGFSKCG; this is encoded by the coding sequence ATGAAGAGTGCGGCAACTGGTTCGACAACAGCATCCGGTAAGGGTCTCGATCTTTCCAAGAACTGCCTCAAGGTCCTTGAAAAAAGGTACCTGAAGCGGAACGAGGACGGGACTGTGATCGAAACAGCGGTCGACATGTTCACCCGCGTGGCGAGGACCATTGCCGAGGGCGACAAGGCCTACGGCAAGTCCGACGCCGACGTGGAGCGGACCGCGACCGAATTCTACCGCCTCATGACCTCCCTCGAGTTCCTGCCGAACAGCCCCACGCTCATGAACGCCGGGCGCGAGCTCGGCCAGCTCTCGGCCTGCTTCGTGCTGCCCGTGGGAGACTCCATGGAAGAGATCTTTGATTCCGTGAAGAACGCGGCGCTCATCCACAAGTCCGGCGGCGGCACGGGCTTCTCCTTTTCCCGCATCCGGCCGAAGAACGACGTGGTGAAGTCCACGAAGGGCGTTTCGTCCGGCCCCATCTCGTTCATGACCGTGTTCGACGCGGCCACCGAGACCGTGAAGCAGGGCGGCACGCGGCGCGGCGCGAACATGGGCATCCTCTCGGTGGACCATCCGGACATCCTCGATTTCGTCACGTGCAAACAGCAGAGCGACCGGCTGAACAACTTCAACATCTCCGTGGCCATCACCGACAGATTCATGGATGCGGTGGACACGGACGGCGAGTATGACCTGGTCTCCCCGCGCAGCAGGGCGGTGGTCAAGACCCTTTCCGCCCGCCGGGTCTTCGATACCATCGTGAACATGGCCTGGAAGAACGGCGATCCGGGCATCATCTTCCTTGACCGCATCAACCAGTACAACCCCACGCCGCACGTGGGTATGGTGGAGTCCACCAACCCCTGCGGTGAGCAGCCGCTCCTGCCCTACGAGTCCTGCAATCTTGGTTCGGTCAATCTGGCGAAGATGCTGGCGCTCAATGGGAAGGCGGTGGATTATGACAAGCTCCGCCACACGGTGCAGCAGGCGGTCCACTTCCTTGACAACGTGATCGATGTAAACAAGTATCCCCTTGAAAAGATCAGCCAGCAGACCCGTGCGAACCGCAAGATCGGCCTTGGGGTCATGGGGTTCGCCGATATGCTGCTTGAGATGGGCATCCCCTACAGCTCAGACCAGGCCGTGAGGCTCGGCGAGACGGTGATGCAGTTCATCACCGAGGAGGGCCGGAAGATGAGCGAGGAACTTGCAAAAGAGCGCGGGGCCTTCCCGAATTTCAAGGGAAGTATCTATGACAAACCGGGGCTTGCGTTGGTCAGAAACGCGACGGTCACGACAATCGCGCCGACCGGGACCCTGTCCATCATCGCCGGGTGCTCCAGCGGCATAGAGCCGGTCTTCGGACTCACCTTTGTCCGGAGGGTCATGGACGGCGCGGAACTCCTCGAGGTGAACCCTGTGTTCGAGCGCGTCGCCCGGGAGGATGGTTTCTATTCCGAAGGGCTCATGAAGGACATCGCCGAGCACGGCGGGTGCACGGGCGTCGCGACGGTCCCCGAGGACGTGCAGCGCGTGTTCGTTACGGCCCACGACATCACCCCGGAGTGGCACATACGCATGCAGTCCGCGTTCCAGAAACATACTGATAACGCGGTCTCCAAGACCGTGAACTTTCCGCACAGCGCCACTCAGGATGACGTGCAGAAGGTCTATATGATGGCATACAAGCTCGGATGCAAGGGTGTGACCATCTATCGCGACGGGTCGCGCGACGAGCAGGTGCTCAGCACGGGCGCCACGGAGAAGGCGCGCAAAACGGCTGCCGCGGGCCAGCACATGATCCCGCAGGGCGGGACCTCACCTGAACTGGCCGAGGAAAAGAAGCCGCGGAGCCGTCCGGCGCTCACCCACGGTGTCACCCAGAAGCTTCCCACGGGCTGCGGAAACCTCTACATCACGATCAACGAGGACGAGGAGGGCATCTGCGAGGTCTTTTCCACCATGGGCAAGTCCGGCGGGTGCGCCGCGAGCCAGTCCGAGGCAGTCTCCCGCATGGTCTCGCTTGCGCTCCGTTCGGGGATATCCATCGATTCCATCGTCAAGCAGGTGAAGGGCATCCGGTGCCCGTCGCCGGCGTGGGGCGAAGGCGGCTCGATCCTGTCCTGTCCCGATGCCATTGCCAGGGCGCTTGAGCGCTATACCAAGGATGCGGTGAGCCACCAGCACCATAAGCCCAGGGCCGTCATTGCACAGCCGACGGTTGCCTATACTTCCTCTGATTGTTCACAGGGCGGAAGCAAGAACCACCTTGGCCTCTGCCCGGAATGCCCGGACTGCGGAGGCCTGCTTGAATTCGGAGAGGGTTGCGCCTTCTGCCGGGGATGCGGGTTCTCGAAGTGCGGGTAG
- the ttcA gene encoding tRNA 2-thiocytidine(32) synthetase TtcA has protein sequence MRQREQREHHIRRLSGRAIGDFGLIQNHDRILVALSGGKDSWTLLHVLESLRRRAPVDFSLIAVTVHPGFPGFQTNLMEEYLRSHDFEYRIIPAPIHGLMLEKLTPEDTPCALCARIKRGVLYTQAHELGCTKIALGHHREDFIETLFLNQLYNGKIKAMAPLLIADNGLDVVIRPLVYVPEDDIIRYAASAGFPITCCACPACGDQDMKRGKIKKLLADLEQEQPGIKASLLAALANVEHRHLLMKSSEESRVREKHVTDL, from the coding sequence ATGCGCCAGAGAGAACAGAGGGAGCATCATATCCGGAGGCTGAGCGGCCGCGCCATCGGCGATTTCGGCCTGATACAGAACCATGACCGGATACTGGTGGCGCTGTCTGGCGGCAAGGATAGCTGGACGCTGCTCCATGTCCTGGAAAGCCTGCGGCGGCGTGCACCGGTCGATTTTTCTCTTATCGCCGTCACCGTGCATCCGGGATTCCCGGGGTTTCAGACCAATCTCATGGAAGAGTATCTTCGTTCCCATGACTTTGAATACCGGATCATACCTGCGCCCATTCACGGGCTTATGCTCGAAAAACTGACGCCGGAAGATACTCCTTGCGCGCTTTGTGCGCGGATCAAGCGCGGTGTTTTGTACACCCAGGCGCATGAGCTTGGATGCACGAAGATCGCCCTCGGACACCATCGCGAGGATTTCATCGAGACGCTTTTTCTGAACCAGTTGTACAACGGAAAGATCAAGGCCATGGCCCCGCTCCTGATCGCTGATAACGGTCTGGATGTGGTCATACGGCCGCTCGTCTATGTGCCCGAAGACGATATCATCCGCTATGCCGCGAGCGCCGGCTTCCCCATAACCTGCTGCGCCTGTCCGGCCTGCGGGGATCAGGATATGAAGCGCGGGAAGATAAAAAAACTCCTGGCCGATCTCGAGCAGGAGCAGCCGGGTATCAAGGCGAGCTTGCTTGCGGCGCTCGCAAACGTGGAGCACCGGCATCTGCTGATGAAGTCGAGCGAAGAGTCGCGGGTGAGGGAGAAACACGTGACCGATTTATGA
- a CDS encoding DUF1573 domain-containing protein yields the protein MKRMVLMSMVMAGLLCAGPLAALDNKGPKIEVKELRHDFGKVVQGTKAEYVLEIKNVGSEQLIIEKVQPS from the coding sequence ATGAAGCGGATGGTTTTGATGAGCATGGTGATGGCCGGCCTGTTGTGCGCCGGACCACTGGCGGCCCTTGACAACAAGGGGCCGAAGATCGAGGTCAAGGAGCTGCGCCACGATTTCGGTAAGGTCGTCCAGGGGACAAAGGCTGAGTATGTCTTGGAGATCAAGAACGTGGGCAGCGAACAGCTGATCATAGAAAAGGTCCAGCCTTCCTGA
- a CDS encoding alanine--glyoxylate aminotransferase family protein has product MQKKYLLAPGPTPVPPEALLAMAMPIIHHRAPDFLPILDSAKKGLQWLYQTKNDVLILCSTGTGGMEGSVTNFLSPGDDVLVINGGKFGERWTKICQAYGMKVEEIIVEWGHAIKAELVEAALRKNPKIKAVFVQANETSTGVYHDVQSVAAVVKKTDALFVVDAISALVAHDIKADEWGIDVMIGGSQKGVMLPPGLAFVSVSDKAWKMADSAKTPKFYFNFKKERENLAKNQTNFTSAVTLIIGLNASIKMLQDEGLENVFKRHDKLARATRAAAGALGLKLFPKESPSNALTAIEAPAGVDGQAIYKNLREKYGITGAGGQDKLKGKIFRIAHLGYADTFDVITAVAGIEMVLKGLGHPVKLGTGVGAAQEILMK; this is encoded by the coding sequence ATGCAGAAAAAATATCTATTAGCCCCTGGCCCGACCCCGGTTCCCCCCGAGGCGCTCCTGGCCATGGCTATGCCGATTATCCATCACCGCGCGCCGGACTTCCTGCCGATCCTCGATTCCGCGAAGAAAGGCCTGCAGTGGCTCTATCAGACGAAGAACGACGTGCTGATCCTGTGCTCCACCGGCACCGGCGGAATGGAAGGCTCGGTGACGAACTTCCTGAGTCCGGGAGACGATGTGCTCGTGATCAACGGCGGCAAGTTCGGCGAACGCTGGACCAAGATCTGCCAGGCCTACGGCATGAAGGTCGAGGAAATCATCGTGGAGTGGGGCCATGCTATCAAGGCCGAGCTGGTGGAGGCCGCGCTCAGGAAGAACCCGAAGATCAAGGCTGTTTTCGTCCAGGCGAACGAGACTTCGACCGGCGTGTACCACGACGTGCAGTCCGTCGCGGCCGTGGTGAAGAAGACCGATGCGCTCTTTGTCGTGGACGCGATCTCGGCCCTTGTTGCGCATGATATCAAGGCGGATGAGTGGGGCATTGATGTGATGATCGGCGGCTCCCAGAAGGGCGTGATGCTGCCCCCGGGACTCGCGTTCGTGTCCGTAAGCGACAAGGCCTGGAAAATGGCCGATTCGGCAAAGACCCCGAAGTTTTACTTCAACTTCAAAAAGGAACGCGAAAACCTCGCCAAAAACCAGACGAACTTCACCTCGGCGGTGACCCTCATCATCGGTCTGAACGCCAGCATTAAGATGCTCCAGGACGAGGGGCTTGAGAATGTGTTCAAGCGCCACGACAAGCTCGCCCGGGCGACCCGGGCGGCAGCGGGGGCGCTGGGGCTCAAACTCTTCCCGAAAGAGAGCCCGAGCAACGCGCTTACCGCCATCGAGGCCCCGGCGGGCGTGGACGGGCAGGCGATCTACAAGAATCTCCGGGAGAAGTACGGAATCACCGGCGCGGGCGGCCAGGACAAGCTGAAGGGCAAGATCTTCCGCATCGCGCACCTGGGCTATGCCGACACCTTCGATGTGATCACGGCCGTGGCTGGCATCGAGATGGTGCTGAAAGGCCTCGGTCATCCGGTGAAACTCGGCACGGGTGTCGGCGCAGCGCAGGAAATATTGATGAAGTAA
- the serA gene encoding phosphoglycerate dehydrogenase — MKVLISDNLSPVGVEILKKAGLDVDARSKTSVEEIEKIIGDYDALIIRSATRVTAGLLEKAAKLKVVGRAGSGLDNVDIPAATKKGVAVMNTPGGNTITTAEHTIGMIFACARMLPQACSSLKTGKWEKKKFEGVELYAKTIGVIGLGAIGGVVAARCSCLGMKVIAFDPFISQEKAKSMGIELADLPTIYKRSDFITVHTPKTKETANLINKNTISQMKDGVRIINCARGGIVNEQDLYEALKSGKVGGAAFDVFEKEPPENHPLLTLDNFIATPHLGASTLEAQENVAIAVAEQIVDYLVAGTVRNAVNVPSVPADQLPTLSPYINLAERMGLFQAQLCEGGLTQVTLEYSGEVSNLKQEPITLAALKGLLTPILNESVNFVNAPLIAKDRGIEIKVSKSTDITEYTSLITIKIKAGGKDMSVAGTLNSKKEPRIIQVDNFPMETVPEGDMLVLMNNDKPGVIGGIGTLLGQNGINIARMQFGREQQGGRAMSIVSIDSAVSDEIMAKIRQMTNVLSAKQIRI, encoded by the coding sequence ATGAAAGTTCTGATCAGCGACAATCTGTCCCCCGTCGGTGTGGAAATTTTAAAAAAGGCCGGGCTTGATGTGGACGCCCGGAGCAAAACCTCGGTCGAGGAGATAGAGAAGATCATCGGCGACTACGACGCGCTCATCATTCGCTCGGCCACCAGGGTCACTGCGGGGCTGCTTGAGAAGGCGGCGAAACTCAAGGTCGTGGGCCGCGCGGGCAGCGGCCTGGACAACGTGGACATACCTGCGGCCACCAAGAAAGGCGTGGCGGTGATGAACACGCCGGGCGGGAACACGATCACGACGGCCGAGCACACCATCGGCATGATCTTCGCCTGCGCCCGCATGCTTCCCCAGGCCTGTTCCTCACTCAAGACCGGCAAGTGGGAGAAAAAGAAGTTCGAGGGTGTGGAGCTTTACGCCAAGACCATCGGTGTCATCGGTCTTGGCGCAATCGGCGGGGTCGTGGCCGCGCGGTGCTCGTGCCTCGGCATGAAGGTCATCGCTTTCGACCCTTTCATTTCGCAGGAGAAGGCGAAGAGCATGGGTATCGAGCTGGCGGACCTGCCGACGATATACAAACGGTCCGATTTCATTACGGTCCATACGCCCAAGACCAAGGAGACGGCGAACCTGATCAACAAGAACACCATCAGCCAGATGAAAGACGGTGTTCGCATCATCAACTGTGCCCGGGGCGGGATCGTGAACGAGCAGGATCTTTATGAAGCGCTCAAGAGCGGCAAGGTCGGCGGGGCCGCCTTTGACGTGTTCGAAAAGGAACCGCCGGAAAACCACCCGCTCTTGACGCTCGATAACTTCATTGCCACGCCGCATCTCGGCGCGTCCACCCTGGAGGCACAGGAGAACGTTGCGATTGCCGTTGCCGAGCAGATCGTGGATTATCTCGTTGCCGGGACCGTGCGGAACGCCGTGAACGTGCCGTCAGTGCCTGCGGATCAGCTCCCGACACTCAGCCCGTATATCAACCTGGCGGAGCGCATGGGCCTGTTCCAGGCACAGCTCTGCGAGGGAGGCCTCACCCAGGTTACTCTGGAATACAGCGGCGAGGTGTCAAACCTCAAGCAGGAGCCCATCACGCTCGCGGCACTCAAAGGCCTGCTCACACCGATCCTGAATGAGAGCGTCAACTTCGTGAATGCGCCGCTCATCGCCAAGGACCGCGGAATCGAGATCAAGGTGTCCAAATCGACCGACATCACCGAGTACACGAGCCTTATCACGATCAAGATCAAGGCGGGCGGCAAGGATATGTCCGTTGCCGGGACGCTGAACAGTAAAAAAGAGCCGCGCATCATCCAGGTGGACAACTTTCCCATGGAGACCGTGCCCGAGGGCGACATGCTCGTGCTCATGAACAACGACAAACCGGGCGTTATCGGCGGCATCGGGACGCTGCTCGGCCAGAACGGGATCAATATCGCGCGCATGCAGTTCGGCCGCGAACAACAGGGTGGAAGGGCGATGTCGATCGTGAGCATCGACAGCGCTGTGTCCGATGAGATCATGGCGAAGATCAGGCAGATGACGAATGTTCTCTCGGCGAAACAGATACGGATATGA
- a CDS encoding adenylosuccinate synthase has product MPVLVVVGAQWGDEGKGKIIDLLTERANIVARYQGGHNAGHTVVVGKEEFILHLIPSGILHRGKKCIIGNGVVVDPAALLEEMDGLKKRGITFDANLLISKNAHLIMPYHKALDVASEKLKGNKKIGTTGRGIGPAYADKINRKGIRMADLLDPEMFHEKLAVNASEANFLLDRFYNAELVNQDRVYEEYMGYAAKLKKYIADTTLVLNEAVSKNKNVLAEGAQGTHLDVDHGTYPFVTSSSPTAGGACTGLGIGPNTITEVMGIVKAYTTRVGSGPFPTEQENELGELLRARGREYGATTGRARRCGWADTLIIRHSVRVNGMTSAAITKLDVLDTLDEIKICVGYRHRGKLYEEMPSELVVLEKGEPQYITMPGWRKTTVGVTKYEDLPKKARSYVEKLCKLSGVKPAIISTGARRDETIILEQPFKKTAARK; this is encoded by the coding sequence ATGCCAGTTTTAGTCGTTGTCGGCGCCCAGTGGGGCGATGAAGGCAAGGGAAAGATCATTGACCTCCTGACCGAGCGCGCGAACATCGTCGCACGCTATCAGGGCGGCCACAATGCGGGACATACGGTGGTGGTCGGGAAGGAAGAGTTCATCCTGCATCTGATCCCCTCCGGGATTCTGCACCGGGGCAAAAAATGCATTATCGGAAACGGCGTGGTGGTCGATCCCGCGGCGCTTCTCGAAGAGATGGATGGCTTGAAAAAGCGGGGCATTACGTTCGATGCAAATCTGCTTATCAGCAAGAACGCCCACCTGATCATGCCGTACCACAAGGCGCTCGATGTCGCGAGCGAGAAGCTCAAGGGGAACAAAAAGATCGGCACCACGGGCCGCGGGATCGGTCCCGCGTATGCGGACAAGATAAACCGCAAGGGCATCAGAATGGCAGACCTTCTTGATCCGGAGATGTTTCACGAGAAGCTGGCGGTCAACGCGAGCGAGGCAAACTTTCTGCTCGATCGTTTTTACAACGCGGAGCTGGTGAACCAGGACCGGGTGTATGAAGAGTACATGGGATATGCGGCGAAACTGAAAAAATATATTGCCGACACCACGCTTGTCCTGAACGAGGCGGTCAGCAAGAATAAAAATGTCCTTGCCGAGGGCGCGCAGGGTACGCACCTCGACGTGGACCACGGGACTTACCCCTTTGTGACCTCATCGAGCCCCACGGCGGGAGGCGCCTGCACCGGCCTCGGCATCGGACCAAATACGATCACCGAGGTGATGGGTATTGTGAAGGCATATACCACCCGCGTGGGCAGCGGACCATTCCCCACGGAGCAGGAGAACGAGTTGGGAGAACTGCTTCGCGCCCGCGGCAGGGAGTATGGCGCCACGACGGGCAGGGCGCGGCGGTGCGGCTGGGCGGACACGCTCATTATCCGCCATTCCGTGCGCGTGAACGGCATGACGAGTGCGGCCATCACCAAGCTCGACGTGCTCGATACCCTCGACGAGATCAAGATCTGCGTGGGCTACCGGCACCGGGGGAAACTCTACGAGGAGATGCCGTCCGAGCTTGTGGTGCTCGAAAAAGGCGAGCCGCAGTATATCACCATGCCGGGGTGGAGGAAGACCACCGTCGGTGTAACAAAATACGAAGACCTGCCGAAGAAGGCCCGTTCCTATGTGGAAAAGCTCTGCAAGCTCAGCGGGGTCAAGCCGGCCATCATCTCGACCGGAGCGCGCAGGGATGAGACGATCATTCTGGAACAGCCGTTCAAGAAGACGGCGGCGAGGAAATAA
- a CDS encoding DUF104 domain-containing protein — protein sequence MVFTVTSKIVKGMIRLPKKVKIPEGTKVIVKIEPALKSAEKRKIISSLCGAWSEDATIAPIFEEIENERHQYHGREVRFA from the coding sequence ATGGTATTCACGGTAACGAGCAAAATAGTAAAGGGAATGATTCGCCTTCCCAAAAAGGTCAAGATTCCTGAAGGCACCAAGGTTATCGTCAAAATCGAACCCGCATTGAAGTCTGCTGAAAAACGGAAGATCATATCGTCGCTTTGCGGCGCGTGGTCTGAAGACGCCACTATCGCGCCGATCTTTGAGGAGATTGAGAATGAGCGGCATCAATATCACGGCAGAGAGGTTCGCTTTGCATGA
- a CDS encoding type II toxin-antitoxin system VapC family toxin, with protein sequence MILLDTNIVIAFLNGNKSVAERIADNIDKIALSVLVVAELNYGAKASQNASRNLDKLTRLLDVVQIIPFDLECAEAFGSIKSRLRSIGKPTGEVDALIAATAIAHKAVLVTGNKRHFEHIEGLRIETWPLS encoded by the coding sequence ATGATTCTCCTGGATACTAATATCGTCATAGCGTTTCTGAATGGCAACAAGTCGGTAGCGGAGCGGATAGCAGACAATATCGACAAAATTGCGCTGAGCGTCCTGGTTGTTGCTGAGTTGAATTATGGCGCGAAGGCGTCGCAAAATGCTTCGCGCAATCTTGACAAGCTGACCAGACTTCTGGATGTGGTTCAAATCATCCCTTTTGATCTTGAATGCGCCGAAGCGTTCGGCTCCATTAAAAGCAGACTGCGAAGCATTGGCAAACCCACGGGAGAAGTTGATGCTCTTATAGCCGCGACGGCAATCGCGCACAAGGCCGTGCTGGTTACCGGCAACAAGAGACATTTTGAGCACATCGAAGGTCTGCGTATTGAAACATGGCCGTTATCCTGA